Within Vicia villosa cultivar HV-30 ecotype Madison, WI linkage group LG1, Vvil1.0, whole genome shotgun sequence, the genomic segment TATTTTGATTAGTCTGTCGTTGATGTTGTCGTTCATGATGTCGTACCTGAGGTTTTTGGATAAGGTCTCAATGACACTTCATTATTTTCATTATATGCAAATCATGTTGCTACGCACGTATCTAATGGAGAGGTAAAATAAACTTGtatttattatttgaaatatatgtgtTATAATATTTAAACTTTCTGACAATGGTGTATTTTTTTATAGTACAATGATTCTTTAAAATGCATTAACAACTGTAGGAAGATTATGAAGTTGTAGCAGCATGAGGAGCAATGGTTTCATGATATCATGCAGGTATTTGGGTTGCAAGATTTATGCTGGTATCTGGCTCAAGTGATGCCCAAAAAGAGATGGGTGTCACTAAAAGGTGTCATGATATATTTGCATTTCTAAAGGAATTGTATAGAAATCACCTGGTTGCAGAAGTGGAGGCTGATGGTGAGGATGCACATGTTTTACATCACAGAGCTTGTGCATTGAGGTCATATCTCATAAATTTGGATGCACGTCCACATTTGAGGAAAAAAATGCCTGCTTATTATGTCAATATGGTTTACCTTAGATACTTCAATGACTTCGAGAGGATTCTTGACTACAATTAGGGGGCACTTGTGTTGTTTACATATACTTGAACTTAGATGAAGCTTGTCTTTAGAATACTACATATGACAACATGTTACACGTTGATTACGGTAATATATCTGCAactttattattactaatatttcatAACACTTGGCTACGCCATTACTAATATTTCATATGTATCATTTTCAAGCATGAATCTTCCACTACTTTCCATGCATCTCAGGTTGGTCATATGTGGATCCTCTAGTATTAATATTTCATCTGAGGATTCACCATGTGCTTGTGTATTCGTCCTACTTAAAAGGAATTAGGCGACCAAGTCATTCAGAGGATTCACCATGATCCTGTGTGTGTGCCAATTCGGGTTTCAACAAGGTATTCCAAGAGACTCCTATGTGTTTTCTCCTCCTGATGTCGTTTGTAGAGTGTTGATGTGATGTTTCATGATTTCTATAATTATCTGGTACCAAAGGAAATATGAAGTATGCCATCTCCTGAACCATGGAGTAGTACTTTTGGCCTCATCCAATGATATTTCAGACTGTCACATCCTTATATGATACCAGATGCTTAGGGAGATCCACCTTAGCCAGCTCATCAAGAGACATTAGATGAAGAGCAGGCTAGGGAAAATCATATAGTTAATGTGTTACCTGCATGTCAGTGTGTTATGGTTATTGCGTGAATGGGTATAGAGATAGAGAGGGGAGATTTTTCGGAAGCCACTCCTGTGAGGGCCACTATAGAGGTCATTCCATCTAAGGCATGTACCACATTGCAGTACAGGAGCAGAGAAGGAATTGGGGAGTCAGATATATTTAGTAGTTCAGTTTTActtgtattttaatattatttgtattatggTTTGTAATTTATCAACAATGATGTTTGATTATCGATTTTAACTGAACTAATATGAGGCATTTTATGTGAATTATATTAGTGTATGGTTTAATTGATAACAAATTTATTTTGATAGTAAAATTAGTATAAATGGCCTCAATCTTATTAATACATATTTTAATGTTACAGTTGGAAGTTGTGGTGCTACAACAAATATGAATGCTGAACTTAAAATTTTTTTGAATAGGTTGATTGGAAGATTTTTAAACTTATTAACACGCATTTTAGTACTACCGTTAGAAGTTGTGATGCTACAACAAGTATGAATGCTGAACTTCAAGTAATTTTGAATGGGTTGATTGGAAGATTCTCAATGTTATTAACACACATTTTAATGTTACCCTTGGAAGTTGTAGTGCTATAACAAAATATGAATGTTGAATCTTAAGCAATTCTTTATGGCCGCTTAGAATTAGGGTTGTTCATGGTATAGTTCGTGAAAAAAgctaaaccgaatcaaaccaaatCATAGTAAAAATTTACCCGAACTGAATTAAAATTATTGGTTTGATATACTCTTTCCAATTTTTTAAACTTGTTTtaagcattttttatttttgcttcgAGTTTAGTTTTAGTTCGGTTCGATTTCAATTATGGTTCGGTTCTAGAATTGTTTGAACATAATGGTTTGGTTCACTAACTAAATATAACGGTTCaattattttaacttcagttcAATTTAGTTCAAcggtttgatttttgaattttttttaaacccTACTTAGAATAATGGATTTCATCTGGTTATTTATAAATCTGATAGCAAATTGCTCTTGAAGTTAATTGAGGATGGAGTGTAACCAGACTTATAAGTAACCTAACAAGACGAAATCCATTATTCTATGTAgggcttttcaaaaatcaagttTAATAACTGCTTTATGTGTCATTGCTAGCCGACGCTATGAAAACTTGTTTTTTTAAAGTTTAGTTTTTCTTTGTTTAGTGCTACTTGTTTATTTCCTGTAgataaggaaaaaaaaaagaaggtcgGTCTAAGTGTAAGGTTAACACACACgccttatatttttaaaaaatataaatctttTACTCAATGAAaatatcttattttttatttgcaactttaattatttttttaaaattttggttcctcatatttagaattttttttaaaataaccatgtattagaaaaaaattacgTAAATAACCATACTTcggaaaaaattacgcaaataaccaagtTTCAGAAAACATTGACACCAAGACGCCATGTGAGATGGCGTCACCATTGTATCAGATGAAGGGAGGCGCCATTTGGGATGACTCCTATGTACAACTTTTCTGCAATAAGCCATCTCAGATGGCGCCTTGGTGCATTTTCAAATggaaaattgaacaaaaatatacAAGGAGGCGCCATATGAGATGGCTCCTTCTCGTAAAAGTTGAAGGGAGGCGCCATTTGACATGGCTTATTGGGACTGAGTGTGTCATGTCAGATGGCGCCTAGGACTAAAAAAAAGGGAataagccatatgagatggcGCCTTGGTGTTAAGGATTTCAGAAATCTgcttatttgcgtaattttttttcgaaacatggttatttgcgtaattttttttaatacatggttattttaaaaaaaaattctcatatttaaaatcacaattttaatttctttttgagTTTCTATTGAAAAAAGGACAAaagtaaaaactttttttttccagaaaaaaacaAGGTAGGAGAACGAAAATTACTCAGAaaacataaaaaatgactaaaataataatttttaaaatagagtgatcaaaatcaagaaaaaaacaaaatagatgactaaaattgcaattaaacccatctactatttttaaaattaaaatgaatgaagttttattaaataatactccctccgttttttattataagtcgttttggaaaaaaaattgtatttaaatataagtcgctttacaattccaatgaataattaatgcaacttttcctattatatccttaaatatttattattctctctcctttcaattatataaatttatcttccatatgtcattaatgaaatataattttgtaaaaaccttcataatttctcattttcatacaacaattattattttttttaaactgcgtgaaaagtctaaaacgacttataataaaaaacggagggagtattacttTAGTaacaattaagttaattaactttattatcattttaaaaataaattttaaatcaaatcgattacattaatttaaataattagctTGTACTCTAAAATATGGAAAAAAAATAGCAAACTTACTAAATGCTATtactataatttataaatatttttggttAAAAATAGTATTAATCAATTCTTCGTTATGGTATCAAGAGCCTAATAGTCTTGATCAATTCCTTCCTTCCcttttcatcttcttccttaTCATTTCTCCGCTGCACACTAATGGTGTTATAGCTCCACCAACAAAATTCTCCTTTGTCTTGACCGGACTCTATCAAGTTATATGACGAGAATTTTCTCACATGAAAACAACAAGCAATTCGAGCACTCAAAAGTGCAAAGCTATTCAAATTTATTGATGAAACTACTCAAGGAGACAATCCAAAGGAATTTCTCAATGATGAAGATAAAACTTAAAACAAGAAGAATGATGATTTAGATACATAGGAACAATAGGATTAAATTGTTCTCACTTGCCTTCTAGCTTCCATGTATCTTTACAACAGTCAAAATGTCAAATAAATTGAGAAAAAGCACAAAGTCAATTCATTGAAAAAAGAAAGGTGGAATTTATTGCTTCATTATGAATACAGTGTCTCAAATTGCATGATTATAGAGAAAAAAGTAGTGACAGTTTCACATCTATGTTGCCTCCAGGTTCTACACATCACTTTAATCACTACATGATATACATTGCTGTCTAGCAACAGACAGAGAGTCAGCAAAATATTCCTTTCACTCACCAGTGTACCTTGGTTTCCGCTTTTCAGCAAATGCAGCCAAGCCTTCCAGTCGATCTTTGGTATTCAACACTTGATCATAGCAATCTTCTTCCAAAACCAACGCCGATGCTAGATCAGTTTCCACACCCTCATTAATAGCTTTTTTAGCCATCCTTATTGCTACAGGGCCCTGTTAAAAGTTCACTGTGAGTCTGTAACTGAATAGAGTTTACAGTACAATAATAACATTAACCATTCTTTATGTCACATGTCAAAGACTAAAAAGAGGAATGTCTTCTTTTGGAATTTATATGGTGAGGTAATATATGAATTTTGATACAAGGTTTTGGACATGACACTACTTATATCGTGATTTGGTATATTTTGGCTttataattaagttaatattttgaaatattgacGCTTAGATAGTATTACATTACAATATATGTCATATAAAtgatcatttttttaattttaggtaAACTCGTACGTTTTTACAAGTCGATTTTACTTAGAAAAAACAAGTTGAGGTAAGAACTCGTTTTTGACCACCTTTGGCCgagcaagaacaacaacaatcaagttTCATTCCACTAAGtggggtcggctacatggatcaaattctgtcataatgttctatcaaattcgttaatctcgagatctttcttaatagttGTACTTATAGTTTTTCTAAGTCTTCCCTCtacctctagttgtttgactctttttcatctgatctactctccttacAATAGAATCTACAGATCTTTTCTCTATATGTCCAAACCACCACCTGAGTCTATTTTCCATCATCATTTCTACTATAGGTGTTACCCCAACACTCTTTCTAATATTATCATTTCTAATCTTATCTCATCTAGTCTTACCATTGAAAAGGGTCACGAACCATAAAAGAAAGGGAACCAGATGGTTGCGGGCGGCGCATGGGTTCACGGGCCAGAAAACATATGGTCTCATGGTGGCATGTTGCTTGACATTTGACGGCGGCGATTTGCCAGACATCAGATCGGCCATCCATCCTAGTGAACAAGCGCATGTCAATTATGGAGGTTGTGGCTAGCAAATTGTTTAGCAATAGCAATGCATTCCTTATATGTTAAGACATGTATGCAaagtctttttctttttcataattGACCAACTTCtttgaaaaatcaacattttaaaaaaatcagtCGCCGCTATTTATATATGGATTTTTAATTCCACAATAAGACCGATCCCAACATTTCTAAATGGCATATCATATAAGACACTGCATCATTGGCAGCATGTAATATATTTGAGAGAGATACCTTTTGATTGATAACCCGAGCAATTTCAAGTGCTTTGGAATGAGCTTCCCCAGCAGCAACACAGTAATTGACAAGACCTGTGTGTACATATGATCATGAAGCTTAAGTATCAATGATATTAGTTGGGAAAGCTGAGAGATAATTGAAACAGTACTTTATTGTGAAATGAAGTATCATTAATATTAGTGGGGAGAAAATAGAGGTAAGTGGCCTAATTTCTTTATGAAACGGGGCAGCAAGTATTTAGAATCTTTCTGGTGACAAAAGTATAGTTTATGTTATGGTGGTTTTTCTTTGCTTCCTGGAGTTCAGCATGAGATGGCTACGAGTAAGAAAGCCATACTGTTGCCAAATGAACTCCAAGACAATGGAAGTTTGATACACAAAAACTTAAACTTCAGAATGTCTTGAATGTTGAGTTAAATAGTCATTCTCAAGATCCTCTTATGTCTCTGTGCTTGATAATCTCTTTactaatttgagaaagaaatcaGAAGATTGACTAAACAAAATACCCATGGATAGCGCCTCGATGCCATTAatctttcgaccagtaaaaaTAATATCCTTTGCTATTGCTTTTCCAACCAATCTAGGTAGTCGCTGTGTTCCACCTGCACTGTGCACAACAAGATTCCATGAGACCTGATCTATCCCATAATTTTTCAGGAAATTTTATCTCTAGATATTATTTGGTAGCAGAATTGAAGAGACACACAAAAGGAAAAAATAGATGGTGTCAAAGGTGCAACATGGGGAAGAGAATTAGCATACGGCATACCCAGGGATTATAGCAAGTCCTGTCTCTGGCAAACCCATCATAGCATTTGCTCCTATGCCATGAAAGAGGAAACAAGTAAAAAAAGAAAGACTGGCACTTACATTATACTCAGGACCCTAAACTATCCTACAAACAAATAGATTATATTCGCGAAAGTAAAATATAGTTGACTACCACATATTCGAATATCACATGCCAAAGCCATTTCAAGTCCACCACCAAGAGCTACTCCTTCAATAACAGCAATAGTTGGTACACGAATCTCCTGAACAAAGTAATAAATATTGTGGAAGTTTCAAGGAATGGCGTCAACAAAAAGGGAAAATTAAGTACAACCACATCAAACGAACATGATATAGAGCCCACTCAGAGAAGTTTTCCATCACCAAATTACATTTTACAGTTAGCTAAGACAAACTATAAACGGAGATATAAAGAGTATAATTGGGTTCGCTCATGAGCTAAATCACCACCCTTCCAGTTCCATCCCAAAAAAACAGTAAGTTgtgaaaaaaaaactaaaggCCTCTAAAGCATAGCATGATGCTTCACGTGTCATTCAGTCATCATATGATGTTGATAAATACACATCTAGAATGTAAATAATTGAACAATGCAAACTAACCTCTAGAAATGACAATGTGGAACGAAGAGAATTCACAAAATACTTAACCTCTGATTGATTCATGGCTCTGCGCTCCTGTGATCAGATAAACATGAAACCTTAAAACACACAAGCGACACTGCTCTAAAATATAAGTAAAACTTAATCTCCATTAGTTTGATTTAATATTATGAATTGAATATCATGAGAAATCGCTGTTAGTTCAAATTTAACTATTTGACACTTCATACTAAATAGCATATTTCGGACCAATAGCAATTTGTTCAAATCCAGATACACTATAGCTCCGCTATTTGAAGACACAGGttacaataacaacaataatctAGGAAGGGGATAAATTGTATAACACTCATGAAATGAAAGTTTCTTAATATCTGATCCATTCCACTCCGGTTCACTTGATTCTATTAGGTTTCATTTCGCTCTGCTCCGTTCTAGTCCAACAATCCAAACAGAGCCTTAGGCAGATCGGAATGAAACCTAATGAAATGGAATGAAACAGAGCGGAAtgaatcaaatattcctattGACCCCATAAATGAATCCCAGTGTTTCAGGTTATGTTTGGATATCGTAAAATGAGCAGAGCCGAATAGAGAGAAGCTTCCATCGTTTTGAAATTTTATGACGGAACAAGGCAAATTCTTCATCCCGCCTAAATCGGAGGGGAAGAAATATGGTGACAAGTGATGGAATTGAATGAAATCCATACAACTCCATTCCACTCCACTCGATTTTAAAtgatccaaacaatggaatatcaCTTCATTCCATTCCATCCCATCCGATTTTAAAAAGAAGTAACCTTTAAATCAGCCCCTGCACAAAATACACCAGCAACTGAACTGCGGATCATAGCAACATTAGCATCAGAGTTCTGATTAATCAATTCTAACACATTTCTTAAACCACGCAGCATCTCTTTCCCAATAGCATTCTTAGCGTCAGGCCTATCCAACCTAACCTCAATAATCCCTGTAACCAAACAAAAAAAGTTCTTTAACTTTGGATTCACAATCCAAAAAACATCTACATAACAAACAAACtacaaaatacaaaaagaaaTTACCAGAATCTTCGTCAGAGAGTCTGTGAAGCTTGACGAATTGAGAAGGTGGAGACTCCAAAATAAGATTTCTGAGAGTGTGATGCTGATAGGGTTTCGAAGTTTTCACGTAAGAGGTGGTGTTCAATAACTTCGTCAATACTCTGAAAGCGCACATTTTATTGGTTTATGAATCGAATTGAAGATTGAAGCTCACTTTTTCAATGATTCTTCTAATAAGAACAAAATCTACGTGTCTTGATCGTTTTGCTTAATGGCTGCAAATGGATAATTAAATCTAGGGGTGTACAAAACCAAACAaatccaatagaaaaccgcaaaccaaaccaaatcaaaccaaaatcgcatttggttcggattagtttgaataattttttaacaaaactgcacggtttggtttggtttgcggtttgtattttgtaaaccggaCCAAACCgcatcaaaccgcattatgttacaacctaaattttacttaactcacatccaacccaaacttaaacctattatacattagcattatgattaagaacaattttctcatccttacacatataattttagtcctgatcttctcaaatctctaataacattatcgcacattctttaccacatacatcttccatcttcttctataatctctactctcttatattctttctttttcaccttctcatttttatataaatattctgTATTTgaatttcgtttttatcgcacatcttcttctctaatctctcaacatttttttttctttttcaccttcactaatctttcgtctcttctatttttttcattataataattttaatattattttatgctattattttatgtttaatatttcacttttgtctaatttaatttttacatattaaatggaaaattgttgtcaaaatatgacgagttttgttgttatttgatagtgtatgaatgtctaaatacaaaattatgttgtcatctatatttgtatgtatgactcaataaaatatttgtaaaaaaccgaaccaaccgaaccgaacaaAACcgtattagtttggtttggtttggttcgatttttttttttaaaaaaccaaccgaaccaaaccaaaccgcactattttttttttgcggttcaaatgatttttttcgtcaaaaccgcccaaaccgcaccgcaaaCACCCCTAATTAGATCAATTAATTGAGATGGGATTACAGAGAAGAGAAGCTGGGAGTAGACCAGTTAATCCTGGGTTTCCTCAATAATTAATCACTTGTAAGAGGGCTTTTACACTTACGTCCGTTTGGTTCCACCAGGATCGAAGGGAAAAGTATGAGAGACAATTTAATTAAGGATTAAGTATGTTTTTGatccttataaatattttaaattttatttttaatctcttttaaaaaaatgacatattttgatctccataaaattattatgcacgtagttttagtctct encodes:
- the LOC131638049 gene encoding probable enoyl-CoA hydratase 2, mitochondrial; the encoded protein is MCAFRVLTKLLNTTSYVKTSKPYQHHTLRNLILESPPSQFVKLHRLSDEDSGIIEVRLDRPDAKNAIGKEMLRGLRNVLELINQNSDANVAMIRSSVAGVFCAGADLKERRAMNQSEVKYFVNSLRSTLSFLEEIRVPTIAVIEGVALGGGLEMALACDIRICGANAMMGLPETGLAIIPGAGGTQRLPRLVGKAIAKDIIFTGRKINGIEALSMGLVNYCVAAGEAHSKALEIARVINQKGPVAIRMAKKAINEGVETDLASALVLEEDCYDQVLNTKDRLEGLAAFAEKRKPRYTGE